From the Aquipuribacter hungaricus genome, one window contains:
- a CDS encoding ABC transporter substrate-binding protein, translating to MERITGARTRRTVLAGASVLALATALAACGGGSTEPAAGGGSAAAGGGGGDTITVGFSQVGAESGWRAANTKSIQDTLTEENGFQLSFSDAQQKQENQIQALRSYIAQGVDVIAFSPVVETGWDAVLEEAKAAEIPVVLTDRAVDTADESLYVSFIGSDFVLEGERAGTWVSETLGTEPINVVELQGTTGSAPANDRKSGFESAIADNPNVTVVASQTGNFTRSEGRTVMEGFLQSQDDIDVVYAHNDDMGLGAIEAIEAAGLVPGEDIKIVTIDAVKDGMQALADGKISYIVECNPLLGPDLAEIIKSVVAGEEVEKRIVVEDQEFDQEAAIEALPTREY from the coding sequence ATGGAACGCATCACGGGTGCTCGTACCCGCCGGACCGTCCTGGCGGGCGCGTCTGTCCTGGCCCTGGCCACCGCGCTGGCAGCCTGCGGCGGTGGCAGCACCGAGCCCGCGGCCGGCGGCGGCTCTGCCGCGGCGGGCGGGGGCGGCGGCGACACCATCACCGTCGGCTTCTCCCAGGTCGGCGCCGAGAGCGGCTGGCGCGCGGCCAACACCAAGTCCATCCAGGACACGCTGACGGAGGAGAACGGCTTCCAGCTCAGCTTCTCCGACGCGCAGCAGAAGCAGGAGAACCAGATCCAGGCGCTGCGCAGCTACATCGCGCAGGGCGTGGACGTCATCGCCTTCTCCCCGGTCGTCGAGACCGGCTGGGACGCCGTGCTCGAGGAGGCCAAGGCCGCCGAGATCCCCGTCGTCCTCACCGACCGCGCGGTCGACACGGCGGACGAGTCGCTCTACGTCTCGTTCATCGGCTCCGACTTCGTCCTCGAGGGCGAGCGCGCCGGCACCTGGGTCTCCGAGACGCTCGGCACCGAGCCGATCAACGTCGTGGAGCTGCAGGGCACCACGGGCTCGGCCCCGGCCAACGACCGGAAGTCCGGCTTCGAGAGCGCGATCGCCGACAACCCCAACGTCACGGTCGTCGCCTCCCAGACGGGCAACTTCACCCGCTCCGAGGGCCGCACGGTCATGGAGGGCTTCCTCCAGAGCCAGGACGACATCGACGTCGTGTACGCGCACAACGACGACATGGGCCTCGGCGCCATCGAGGCCATCGAGGCCGCCGGTCTCGTGCCGGGCGAGGACATCAAGATCGTGACGATCGACGCGGTCAAGGACGGCATGCAGGCGCTCGCCGACGGCAAGATCAGCTACATCGTCGAGTGCAACCCGCTCCTCGGGCCGGACCTGGCCGAGATCATCAAGTCGGTCGTCGCCGGCGAGGAGGTCGAGAAGCGCATCGTGGTCGAGGACCAGGAGTTCGACCAGGAGGCCGCCATCGAGGCCCTCCCCACCCGGGAGTACTGA